A window from Candidatus Nitrospira neomarina encodes these proteins:
- a CDS encoding RiPP maturation radical SAM C-methyltransferase — protein MATSPILINPVASEAKGTQTAASQGPTDFRSFGTKVALVTMPFSYSKFPSIQLGTLSSLLKAQGIGTQTYHFNLQFAHKIGVPLYEILCEKRGLFGEWLFSALLFRNNPKHREYPIVFKPIFEDTAREAGCSISHLEEIARSIAPQFLTWCLTSVDWSQFDVVGFTSTFDQNVASLSLAKLVKDVYPDVRIVFGGANFDGEMGLEHFRAFPWIDYVVIGEGEQAFPPLVQRILLDDETDIPPGVAFRREGEITFTPQETLFTKFSETPPPDYDDYFAELQELAKQGSTGLNRILLYEGSRGCWWGEKHHCTFCGLNAQAMEFRAKKPAQVASELDYLSSRYDTTRFRLVDNIIDMKYVDGVFGQLAQEHVDLDVFMETKSNLNKRQIQTLAKGGVKCMQPGIESLSLAQLKEMDKGVSPLQNIECLKWSRYYNIDLSWNILLGFPQETDNDYLQQIELIPSLIHLQPPESTAKLWLERFSPYFKWPERYGIRRTGPGLAYAYVYDERQVDLNKIAYDFEYTIDWKVDPHLYKELVRLVEEWKQRYHSSNRPFLFFAKALSYLTVYDGRGLTPTSERFEGPYAFILEFCNEQPKSVEQIRKALQSCSFPGSEEDTVVPITDILTILQGKRLLHKEGGRYFTLALPVNPHR, from the coding sequence ATGGCCACCAGCCCGATTTTGATCAACCCGGTCGCTTCCGAAGCAAAAGGAACCCAGACTGCGGCCTCTCAGGGCCCCACCGATTTCCGATCTTTCGGAACGAAGGTCGCACTGGTGACCATGCCATTTAGTTATTCGAAATTTCCCTCGATCCAATTAGGGACCCTTTCGTCCTTACTAAAAGCGCAAGGGATTGGTACCCAAACCTATCATTTCAATCTCCAATTCGCCCATAAAATCGGGGTACCGTTATATGAAATCTTATGCGAAAAACGTGGCCTATTTGGCGAATGGCTGTTCTCTGCACTCCTGTTTCGGAACAATCCGAAACACAGAGAATATCCTATCGTGTTTAAACCCATCTTCGAAGACACGGCTCGGGAAGCCGGCTGTTCGATCAGTCATTTAGAAGAGATTGCCCGGTCGATCGCTCCTCAATTTTTAACCTGGTGCCTGACATCAGTGGATTGGAGTCAATTCGACGTGGTGGGCTTTACCTCCACGTTCGATCAAAATGTCGCAAGCTTGAGTCTGGCCAAATTGGTCAAGGACGTATATCCCGATGTTCGGATTGTTTTTGGGGGGGCAAATTTCGACGGAGAAATGGGGCTGGAACATTTTCGGGCATTTCCCTGGATTGATTATGTCGTGATCGGAGAAGGTGAACAAGCCTTTCCTCCATTGGTTCAACGAATCCTCCTGGACGATGAAACGGATATTCCTCCCGGTGTGGCCTTTCGACGGGAAGGAGAGATCACCTTTACTCCACAGGAAACCCTCTTCACCAAGTTTTCAGAAACGCCCCCACCTGATTACGACGATTATTTTGCAGAGCTCCAGGAATTAGCCAAACAGGGATCCACCGGATTGAATCGGATTCTACTCTATGAAGGATCTCGCGGATGCTGGTGGGGAGAAAAACATCATTGCACCTTTTGCGGTTTAAATGCTCAAGCGATGGAATTCCGCGCAAAAAAACCTGCTCAGGTCGCTTCAGAATTGGACTATCTTTCCAGCCGGTACGACACGACCCGTTTTCGCTTGGTCGATAATATTATTGACATGAAATATGTGGACGGTGTCTTCGGGCAACTAGCCCAAGAACACGTGGACCTGGACGTGTTTATGGAGACGAAAAGCAATCTCAATAAACGTCAAATTCAGACACTGGCGAAGGGTGGGGTTAAATGCATGCAACCGGGCATCGAAAGCTTGAGTCTGGCGCAACTAAAAGAAATGGATAAGGGAGTCAGCCCGCTACAAAACATTGAATGCTTAAAATGGAGCCGATATTACAATATCGACCTATCATGGAATATATTATTGGGCTTTCCACAGGAAACAGATAACGATTACCTACAACAAATCGAACTCATTCCCTCATTAATCCACCTGCAACCCCCAGAATCCACGGCCAAACTCTGGCTCGAACGGTTTAGTCCTTATTTTAAATGGCCTGAACGATATGGTATTCGCCGAACAGGACCGGGTTTAGCCTATGCCTATGTGTATGACGAACGGCAGGTTGATCTCAACAAAATCGCTTATGATTTTGAGTACACAATCGATTGGAAAGTCGATCCACATCTCTATAAGGAACTCGTCAGACTTGTTGAAGAGTGGAAACAAAGATATCACTCTTCTAATCGGCCCTTTCTCTTCTTTGCAAAAGCCTTGAGCTATCTCACCGTTTATGATGGGAGAGGCTTAACTCCGACGAGCGAACGATTTGAAGGCCCCTATGCTTTCATCTTAGAATTTTGCAATGAGCAACCCAAGTCCGTCGAACAAATTCGTAAAGCCTTGCAAAGTTGCTCCTTTCCAGGATCGGAGGAAGACACTGTCGTGCCCATCACGGATATCCTCACGATATTGCAGGGGAAAAGGTTATTGCATAAGGAAGGGGGCCGGTATTTTACTCTGGCCCTACCGGTCAACCCTCATCGTTGA
- a CDS encoding lytic transglycosylase domain-containing protein, which yields MPLRAAGFSRALLAGFSVTLFTLTLCPQPTRGETSFLPPKDSTETLTFNYAIANSYPRPATSIETQNSEASTIHNGQQSSILLGQTDETTPGIPGLSTENDPNQSSVEDLAQTPAPQIQSSNAGKPVAPLSVVDVSQESNASHDQRIFLSDENKIEALDTQTQFSINSSTKLRFYPADSSEQRTQVALARFAKVFDQTWEAPHQKKSGTYGTIPLVLNDSVEKNLEYFQYGIHERFQSYLDRFHHYQDLVEPVFHELGLPPELMYLSLVESGFNPRAFSRSRASGPWQFMKGTGRVYGLDVDWYLDERRDPIKSTVAAAHHLRDLYDQFGSWPLALGAYNAGSGKISRAIKKTGTRDFWKIRRSRHIRRETKDYVPRFIAATLIAQNPTAYGFTTPDGDRHEFEEVLITKRVHLSAVTKQTGIPVEELQRLNPELRRSIVPSLTAPGYFLKVPLGMASLVEELHPTLAVWTQPPPPPTEWHTVRRGESLSVVAKRYRMKVSQLKEMNNLRSNIIRVGTKLRVRGEVGDDDADSEITWYRVRSGDSLGSIATRFRKSVNSLMRLNNLSTHIIHPGDRLRVKGEPSVSPSNKNNSKWYKVRRGDSLWTIARQFSMSVNDLRALNNLSSSIIQAGRMLMVSQ from the coding sequence ATGCCTCTGCGAGCTGCTGGTTTTTCCCGCGCCTTACTGGCTGGCTTCAGTGTGACTTTGTTCACGTTAACTCTCTGCCCTCAACCAACCCGCGGCGAAACCTCTTTTTTACCTCCAAAGGATTCTACTGAGACTCTTACGTTTAATTATGCAATTGCGAATAGCTACCCTCGACCAGCGACCTCAATTGAGACTCAAAACTCTGAGGCAAGCACCATCCATAACGGTCAACAATCGTCTATTCTTCTAGGTCAGACTGATGAAACCACTCCAGGCATTCCAGGATTATCTACCGAAAATGACCCGAACCAGTCTTCTGTGGAAGACCTAGCTCAAACCCCAGCACCCCAGATTCAATCCTCTAATGCTGGAAAACCGGTTGCTCCCCTATCAGTGGTTGATGTCTCTCAAGAATCTAACGCTTCCCATGACCAGCGGATTTTTTTATCTGACGAGAACAAGATTGAAGCCCTGGACACTCAAACTCAATTTTCAATTAACTCCTCTACAAAATTACGTTTTTACCCTGCTGATTCATCTGAGCAACGAACGCAAGTTGCCTTAGCTCGATTTGCCAAAGTCTTCGATCAAACATGGGAAGCCCCCCACCAGAAAAAATCTGGGACATATGGCACCATTCCCCTTGTCCTGAACGATTCCGTAGAGAAAAACCTTGAATATTTTCAGTATGGAATTCATGAACGATTTCAATCGTATCTTGACCGCTTTCATCATTACCAAGATCTTGTAGAACCCGTTTTTCATGAACTGGGTCTCCCGCCGGAACTCATGTATCTTTCACTCGTTGAGAGTGGGTTCAACCCACGTGCATTTTCTCGATCCCGTGCTTCCGGCCCCTGGCAATTTATGAAAGGGACCGGGCGTGTGTATGGCCTCGATGTCGACTGGTATTTGGATGAACGGCGGGATCCGATTAAATCCACAGTTGCTGCCGCTCATCATCTTCGTGATTTATATGACCAATTTGGCTCCTGGCCTCTGGCCCTGGGAGCGTATAATGCGGGGAGCGGAAAGATTTCGCGAGCCATCAAAAAAACGGGCACCCGTGACTTTTGGAAGATTCGACGGTCACGCCATATAAGACGAGAAACTAAAGACTATGTGCCTCGCTTTATTGCGGCAACCCTTATCGCCCAAAATCCTACAGCCTATGGATTCACGACTCCGGACGGTGATCGGCATGAATTTGAAGAAGTCCTGATTACGAAACGCGTTCATCTTTCGGCCGTCACCAAACAAACTGGGATTCCGGTTGAGGAACTCCAACGGCTGAACCCTGAACTTCGACGCAGTATCGTGCCCAGCCTTACGGCTCCTGGTTATTTTTTAAAGGTACCCCTAGGAATGGCCTCACTTGTTGAGGAACTCCATCCGACACTCGCTGTCTGGACACAACCTCCTCCCCCACCAACAGAATGGCATACGGTCAGACGAGGAGAGAGTTTATCGGTTGTAGCCAAACGATATAGAATGAAGGTAAGTCAGCTGAAAGAAATGAACAACTTGCGGAGCAATATAATACGAGTAGGAACCAAACTCCGGGTTCGTGGCGAGGTTGGTGACGATGATGCTGACTCTGAAATCACCTGGTACCGCGTTCGCTCCGGGGATTCTCTGGGAAGCATTGCCACCCGATTTAGAAAATCTGTTAATTCACTGATGAGACTGAACAATCTCTCTACCCATATCATTCATCCAGGAGATCGGTTACGCGTAAAAGGGGAACCTTCAGTCAGCCCTTCGAACAAAAACAACTCTAAATGGTATAAAGTCAGAAGGGGAGATAGTTTATGGACGATTGCCCGGCAATTTAGTATGAGTGTGAACGATTTGCGAGCACTCAATAACCTCTCTTCCAGCATTATCCAGGCTGGCCGCATGTTAATGGTTAGCCAATAA
- a CDS encoding tetratricopeptide repeat protein, with the protein MGYKIKDLGNKTPMVEPAQFLSSKERFLFFVEEHRALVWGGIFLVLAVIVAIVTLIWLNQNNQEHAWELEGQAQTVYLDRPLDDVKKGQENIQKASGMFKEILDQFPGTPSAGVSSFLLGNSMIEEKNYQGAIDVYTSWVKEYGQNQILLGLVQQRLGFAYLLHGNREAALKAFDAVLANPHALNKDQVVFELAKIAEADENIPEAVEQYKKVIQEFPLSPFASEAALRVEVLAPEEAKDLPSSETIEMGGTEKSSPENPKVQDNEEGK; encoded by the coding sequence ATGGGATATAAAATTAAAGACCTCGGCAATAAGACTCCGATGGTGGAACCAGCTCAGTTTCTGTCCAGTAAAGAACGGTTTTTGTTTTTTGTCGAAGAGCACCGAGCTTTGGTGTGGGGAGGGATTTTTCTTGTTCTGGCGGTGATTGTGGCGATTGTGACATTGATTTGGCTCAATCAAAATAATCAAGAACATGCCTGGGAATTAGAAGGCCAGGCGCAAACGGTCTATTTGGATCGTCCTCTGGATGATGTCAAAAAAGGCCAAGAGAATATTCAAAAGGCTTCAGGCATGTTCAAAGAAATTCTTGATCAATTTCCAGGGACGCCTAGCGCGGGAGTCTCCTCTTTTTTATTGGGAAACAGTATGATTGAGGAGAAAAATTACCAAGGGGCGATAGATGTCTATACTTCATGGGTCAAGGAATATGGGCAAAATCAGATCCTCCTCGGATTAGTTCAGCAACGATTGGGGTTTGCCTATTTACTTCATGGCAATCGAGAGGCCGCCCTAAAAGCTTTTGACGCAGTGCTGGCCAATCCACATGCGTTAAATAAAGACCAGGTAGTTTTTGAGCTGGCCAAGATTGCAGAGGCGGATGAAAATATTCCTGAAGCGGTGGAGCAGTATAAAAAGGTTATCCAGGAATTTCCTTTATCTCCGTTTGCCTCGGAAGCCGCTCTCCGGGTGGAGGTATTAGCTCCAGAAGAAGCCAAAGATTTGCCTTCATCGGAAACAATTGAAATGGGTGGAACCGAGAAGAGCAGCCCTGAAAATCCAAAGGTTCAGGACAATGAAGAGGGAAAATAG
- a CDS encoding MotA/TolQ/ExbB proton channel family protein: MNRFRRFSRIRQEESQFLQLYEQNPIDQHTLRSQAQTLTYSPSSVVYLGITDRLPESSDLFTSRPSMDPKQAERSPNRQYLEKVAQYIIQNQIGQQEAYLPFLATTGNLTPFIGLLGTVLGIINAFHEIGLQGSASIAAVAPGVSEALVATAAGLFAAIPAVMAYNYFLSRIRRMSFRVEAFTIEFLNTIEEAEKAYEVEVTR; encoded by the coding sequence GTGAATAGATTCAGGCGATTTAGTCGCATTCGACAGGAAGAATCACAATTTCTACAATTGTATGAACAAAATCCCATCGACCAGCACACCTTAAGAAGTCAGGCTCAAACATTAACTTACAGCCCAAGCTCAGTGGTGTATTTGGGCATTACCGACCGCCTGCCAGAATCCTCCGATCTCTTCACCTCGAGACCTTCCATGGACCCAAAACAGGCAGAGCGTTCCCCTAACCGTCAGTATTTGGAAAAAGTCGCTCAATACATCATCCAAAACCAAATCGGCCAACAGGAAGCGTATTTACCTTTTCTGGCGACCACAGGAAATCTGACTCCATTTATTGGTCTCCTCGGAACCGTCTTGGGCATTATCAATGCCTTCCATGAAATCGGGCTTCAAGGTTCAGCGAGCATTGCCGCAGTTGCTCCTGGAGTCTCTGAAGCACTTGTGGCCACTGCTGCTGGGCTATTTGCCGCAATTCCTGCTGTGATGGCCTACAACTATTTTCTCTCTAGAATTCGAAGAATGTCCTTCAGGGTCGAGGCGTTTACAATTGAATTTCTCAATACAATAGAAGAAGCGGAAAAAGCCTATGAGGTGGAAGTAACCCGATGA
- a CDS encoding biopolymer transporter ExbD, whose protein sequence is MNSGSKPRQFLSEINVIPLVDVVLVLLVIFMVTAPMLHRGLDINLPTTTANNIKAEERLIVTIQRDHTLSLGNDTISLVDLRAKLQEAKTLNPLISVYLRADQTVPYGTVVQVMDEVKGAKIERLGMITGPKTETLIEDETIGISR, encoded by the coding sequence ATGAATAGTGGATCAAAGCCTCGGCAATTTCTCTCTGAAATCAATGTCATTCCTCTCGTCGATGTCGTACTTGTTCTCTTGGTGATTTTCATGGTTACCGCCCCGATGTTGCATCGGGGCTTAGACATTAACCTCCCAACCACAACGGCCAACAATATCAAAGCCGAAGAACGATTGATTGTGACAATTCAGCGAGATCACACGTTATCCCTCGGCAATGACACGATTAGTTTGGTCGATTTACGAGCCAAGCTTCAAGAAGCCAAAACCTTAAATCCCTTGATTTCAGTGTATCTGCGAGCGGACCAAACGGTTCCATATGGAACTGTTGTACAGGTCATGGATGAGGTAAAAGGGGCCAAAATTGAACGTCTCGGAATGATTACCGGCCCGAAGACTGAAACTCTAATCGAGGATGAGACCATCGGGATTTCCCGCTAA
- a CDS encoding energy transducer TonB, translating to MGHAESPSLISLGLSTDVSQKDASFRWGLATSGLFHAVVIMMALFLRFPSTVEEPLRAIDVTLISVPEAQAPAPSQKKSSPPPPSQQKSQPTKKTEPTKTQPIDPPLPPLPVPKASERLLEFMEGAVGSIVMPHKQEMTSPTPPPPINEQPSSNDESPLFENLRMPPIAPQISRPERLHPSQPLVIPKPAPTPAPTLKEAAPPTTVPPEPQGSESQPQISKIEPTVKLAPVLPELSSVTPFSTSKKERKPNDASPLNNLEESLKRTIPTVPTPAPKIKKQHKTITPKQEKPFVPEVSPPQLAQISPSPPLEKAPQREKMSDMMKQLLEEARVPNFQSSPPAPSSQQPLPSSSTSTEPVQSEIDQQIAKLSIPNVTPVESIKERLQRLEVQTNSKPGQSSSPASPGKNKYLAMVEDRIDHEWRALPLVTNPPVVVLKFRISRFGEISNIHVDESSGNGNYDSAAKRAVSAVNPLPPFPPDISDPFFEVRFRFIKKD from the coding sequence ATGGGACATGCTGAATCCCCAAGTTTAATTTCCCTGGGGCTCTCTACTGACGTTTCTCAAAAAGATGCCTCATTCCGTTGGGGACTCGCCACCTCAGGTCTCTTCCATGCTGTCGTCATCATGATGGCCCTGTTCCTACGATTTCCATCGACAGTTGAGGAACCTCTTCGAGCCATCGATGTCACTCTTATTTCTGTACCGGAGGCACAAGCTCCGGCTCCAAGCCAAAAAAAATCTTCTCCTCCACCACCATCCCAACAAAAATCCCAACCAACAAAAAAAACAGAACCAACAAAGACGCAACCAATAGACCCCCCCCTTCCTCCTTTGCCGGTCCCAAAAGCCTCCGAGCGATTATTGGAATTCATGGAAGGAGCCGTTGGCTCAATCGTGATGCCTCACAAACAAGAAATGACTTCACCAACACCCCCGCCCCCCATAAACGAACAACCTTCCTCGAATGACGAGTCACCGTTGTTTGAAAACCTTCGAATGCCCCCTATTGCTCCACAAATTTCACGCCCGGAACGCTTACATCCCTCACAACCCTTAGTCATTCCCAAACCTGCTCCAACTCCAGCGCCAACTCTTAAAGAGGCTGCGCCCCCAACAACAGTTCCTCCCGAGCCTCAAGGTTCGGAATCACAACCTCAGATTTCTAAAATTGAACCAACTGTCAAGCTAGCTCCTGTGCTACCGGAATTGAGTTCGGTAACCCCATTCAGCACATCCAAGAAAGAAAGAAAACCCAACGACGCTTCTCCATTAAACAATCTTGAGGAATCTCTCAAACGAACCATCCCAACCGTTCCGACACCTGCGCCAAAAATCAAAAAACAGCACAAAACCATTACACCAAAACAGGAAAAGCCTTTCGTCCCTGAAGTCTCCCCTCCTCAACTAGCCCAAATCTCTCCCTCCCCACCACTGGAAAAAGCTCCCCAACGTGAGAAAATGTCAGATATGATGAAGCAATTATTGGAAGAAGCTAGAGTCCCAAATTTTCAATCGTCTCCACCTGCACCATCCTCTCAACAACCATTGCCCTCTTCTTCCACATCAACCGAGCCAGTCCAGTCGGAAATAGATCAACAAATTGCAAAATTATCTATTCCCAATGTCACACCCGTAGAATCGATCAAGGAACGGCTCCAACGGCTCGAGGTGCAGACCAACTCAAAACCAGGCCAATCGTCGTCTCCGGCTTCTCCCGGCAAAAACAAATATTTAGCCATGGTCGAGGACAGAATTGATCACGAGTGGAGAGCCCTTCCACTGGTCACAAACCCTCCGGTGGTGGTCCTCAAATTCCGCATATCCCGATTTGGAGAAATTTCTAATATTCACGTTGATGAAAGTTCTGGAAACGGGAACTACGACTCCGCAGCCAAACGGGCGGTATCTGCCGTGAACCCATTACCACCTTTTCCACCAGACATATCCGATCCATTCTTCGAAGTACGATTTCGATTCATCAAAAAAGATTAG
- the tolB gene encoding Tol-Pal system beta propeller repeat protein TolB, with translation MKKALNPLYAILALLAFSVISVSPASLHGEEADLKATRSEFQKIPIWVMGFSPVQQDTGLSADLESQVASVLKADLKRSQIFSIAELPPAKGDFSDNKCMSLSSNLAPHFQKVTVSTWGRIGVGGTSSGVQGLILDACAFDPGQQDVLTGKRYFSLKTTETLTRLMAHRWADELVYRYTGEQGIARTKIAFVGQKENGRELFVMDYDGYNPQQVTADGYLNLMPTWAPDRKSLIYTAYRDRKQLIIKRELATGREEVLVSPASLNITATFAPNGKSIAYSAAQDGNSDIYQIELDSRSVKQLTSHNSADLSPSWSPDGRHLAFTSDRGGRPQIYIMDADGLNARRLTYDGDYNAAPAWSPKGDWIVYVCRIPNEGFKLCRISPNGEQRKQITNGQSIDDSPSWAPNGRHIVFSSIRRGESQLYIITSEGAGLEKISSAGEHLSSPSWSPFQP, from the coding sequence ATGAAGAAAGCACTCAACCCTTTGTATGCCATTCTGGCTCTTCTCGCCTTTTCTGTTATTTCCGTCTCACCGGCCTCTCTTCATGGGGAGGAAGCGGATCTCAAAGCCACACGTTCAGAGTTTCAGAAAATCCCGATTTGGGTAATGGGGTTCTCGCCCGTTCAACAAGATACCGGCCTTTCAGCAGACCTCGAGTCCCAAGTCGCTTCGGTCCTAAAAGCGGATCTCAAACGCTCACAAATATTTTCAATAGCTGAATTACCTCCTGCCAAAGGGGATTTTTCTGACAATAAATGCATGAGTCTTTCTTCAAATTTGGCTCCGCACTTCCAAAAGGTGACAGTCTCTACCTGGGGGAGAATAGGTGTAGGAGGGACGTCGAGCGGTGTTCAAGGACTCATCCTTGATGCCTGCGCATTTGATCCCGGACAACAGGATGTGTTGACCGGAAAACGGTATTTTTCCCTTAAAACGACAGAAACCCTCACTCGCTTAATGGCTCACCGATGGGCGGACGAACTGGTTTATCGGTATACCGGCGAGCAGGGCATTGCAAGAACGAAAATCGCATTTGTGGGTCAAAAGGAGAATGGACGAGAGCTTTTCGTCATGGATTACGATGGATATAATCCGCAACAGGTTACCGCTGATGGGTATTTAAACCTCATGCCGACCTGGGCTCCGGACCGGAAATCCCTCATTTACACCGCATATCGGGACCGGAAACAACTGATTATAAAAAGGGAGCTGGCTACGGGTCGGGAGGAGGTGTTGGTGTCGCCAGCCAGTCTGAACATTACCGCCACCTTTGCTCCTAATGGAAAATCTATAGCCTATTCCGCGGCCCAAGATGGCAACTCGGACATTTATCAGATAGAATTGGACAGTAGAAGCGTGAAGCAGTTAACCTCCCATAACAGCGCAGATTTGTCCCCGTCATGGTCTCCCGACGGGCGGCATCTGGCCTTCACCTCAGATCGGGGAGGCCGCCCCCAAATTTACATCATGGATGCCGATGGCTTGAACGCCCGTCGATTAACCTATGATGGAGACTATAACGCGGCGCCAGCTTGGTCTCCAAAAGGAGATTGGATCGTTTATGTGTGTCGAATACCAAACGAGGGATTTAAATTATGCCGCATCAGTCCGAATGGGGAACAGCGGAAACAAATCACCAACGGGCAAAGTATAGATGACTCGCCTTCCTGGGCTCCAAATGGACGCCATATTGTTTTTAGTTCGATTCGAAGAGGAGAGAGTCAATTATACATCATCACTAGCGAGGGGGCAGGATTGGAGAAAATTTCATCGGCAGGCGAACATCTCAGCTCTCCCTCCTGGTCGCCGTTTCAACCATAA